Proteins from one Hydrogenophaga sp. SL48 genomic window:
- a CDS encoding glutathione peroxidase, with product MNRPRTLFAIALSGLITALLPLTTAAQTTKTPTACPALLSHRFARLQDEAPQNLCQYAGKVLLVVNTASYCGFTRQYEGLEALHAKYAQRGLVILGFPANDFGSQEPGNAQAIADLCFNTYGVKFPMFSKTAVVGPQRNAFYTQLFQATKAGPQWNFHKYLVARDGKTVSSFPSAVEPGSAALTAAIEAALKATP from the coding sequence ATGAACCGCCCACGCACCCTCTTCGCCATCGCCCTGTCGGGTCTGATCACGGCGCTCCTGCCGTTGACCACGGCGGCCCAGACCACCAAGACACCCACCGCCTGCCCCGCCCTGCTTTCGCACCGTTTTGCCCGCCTGCAGGACGAGGCGCCGCAGAACCTGTGCCAGTACGCGGGCAAGGTGCTGCTGGTGGTGAACACGGCGAGCTACTGCGGCTTCACCCGCCAGTACGAGGGGCTGGAGGCGCTGCACGCGAAGTACGCGCAACGGGGCCTGGTGATCCTCGGCTTCCCGGCCAACGACTTCGGGTCGCAGGAGCCGGGCAACGCCCAGGCCATCGCCGACCTGTGCTTCAACACCTACGGCGTGAAGTTCCCGATGTTCAGCAAAACCGCCGTGGTCGGCCCGCAGCGCAACGCCTTCTACACCCAGCTGTTCCAGGCCACGAAGGCCGGGCCGCAGTGGAACTTCCACAAGTACCTGGTCGCGCGCGACGGCAAGACGGTGAGCAGCTTCCCGAGCGCGGTGGAGCCGGGCAGCGCGGCGCTGACGGCGGCGATCGAGGCCGCCTTGAAGGCCACGCCCTGA
- a CDS encoding MarR family winged helix-turn-helix transcriptional regulator, which yields MSAHDRMTDPQGQNDLLLYRLYRIHATAGPLVVRMCERDYGITRREWRVLSCLADVEGVLSSELAERALLDRARTSRTLTRLVEKKLVRREPKPSDRREVHVFLTDEGRRVYAEVFPRIAVIQRELLAPFSTEQRERLSELMDLLLAQARALNTEGGLLPPLEDAGDDA from the coding sequence ATGTCCGCCCACGACCGCATGACCGACCCGCAGGGGCAGAACGACCTGCTGCTCTACCGGCTCTACCGCATCCATGCCACTGCCGGCCCGCTGGTGGTGCGCATGTGCGAGCGCGACTACGGCATCACTCGGCGCGAGTGGCGCGTGTTGTCCTGCCTGGCCGATGTGGAGGGCGTGCTGAGTTCCGAGCTGGCCGAGCGGGCCTTGCTCGACCGCGCGCGCACCTCGCGCACGCTCACGCGCCTGGTCGAGAAAAAGCTGGTGCGGCGCGAGCCCAAACCCTCCGACCGGCGCGAGGTGCACGTGTTCCTGACCGACGAGGGGCGGCGGGTCTACGCCGAGGTGTTCCCGCGCATCGCGGTCATCCAGCGCGAGTTGCTGGCGCCTTTTTCAACCGAGCAACGCGAGCGCCTGAGCGAGCTGATGGACCTGCTGCTGGCCCAGGCGCGTGCGCTGAACACGGAGGGCGGTTTGCTGCCGCCCCTGGAAGACGCGGGCGACGACGCCTGA
- a CDS encoding sulfatase family protein → MTRPNIIYIVSDDLGYADLGCYGGRPAGFGAVSPNIDALAAGGLKLTEGYSNSPVCSPTRFAMATMRYQYRLRGALDEPINSRSKGSATLGLPPEMPTLPSLLKEAGYRTALIGKWHLGYPPHFGPLRSGYEEFFGIMAGGVDYFTHCSSSGDHDLYINDETHKEVGYLTDVFSNKAVEHVKARAAEARDGTPFFLSLHYTAPHWPWETRDDAHVAPEVAANLFHVDGGNVEAYRRMIHHMDEGIGWITSALREEGLLENTLIVFTSDNGGERFSDNWPLVGGKMDLTEGGIRVPWIAHWPAVIPAGSVSGQHSLTMDWSATMLELGGGHAHPDYPQDGVSLAAVLRDPSHRFERPMHWRMNHRGQRALREGDWKYLMVDGHEYLFNIASDARERANLAKREPQRLDAMRERWLAWNATMPPIPADATVSLGYGAKDMPAR, encoded by the coding sequence ATGACCCGCCCCAACATCATCTACATCGTCAGCGACGACCTGGGCTACGCCGACCTGGGCTGCTACGGCGGCCGGCCCGCGGGCTTCGGCGCCGTGTCGCCGAACATCGACGCACTCGCCGCCGGCGGCCTGAAGCTCACCGAGGGCTACAGCAACTCGCCGGTGTGTTCGCCCACGCGCTTTGCGATGGCCACCATGCGCTACCAGTACCGCCTGCGCGGCGCGCTGGACGAACCCATCAACAGCCGCAGCAAAGGCAGCGCCACGCTGGGCCTGCCGCCCGAGATGCCCACCCTGCCCTCGCTGCTGAAAGAGGCCGGCTACCGCACCGCGCTGATCGGCAAGTGGCACCTGGGTTACCCGCCGCACTTCGGCCCGCTGCGTTCGGGCTACGAGGAGTTCTTCGGCATCATGGCCGGCGGCGTGGACTACTTCACCCACTGCTCGTCCAGCGGCGATCACGACCTGTACATCAACGACGAGACGCACAAGGAAGTGGGCTACCTCACCGACGTGTTTTCGAACAAGGCGGTCGAGCATGTGAAGGCCCGCGCGGCCGAGGCGCGCGACGGCACGCCCTTCTTCCTGAGCCTGCACTACACCGCACCGCACTGGCCCTGGGAAACGCGCGACGACGCGCACGTGGCGCCCGAGGTGGCGGCCAACCTGTTCCACGTGGACGGCGGCAACGTCGAGGCCTACCGCCGCATGATCCACCACATGGACGAAGGCATCGGCTGGATCACTTCCGCGCTGCGCGAAGAAGGCCTGCTGGAGAACACGCTGATCGTCTTCACCAGCGACAACGGCGGCGAGCGTTTCAGCGACAACTGGCCGCTGGTGGGCGGCAAGATGGACCTGACCGAGGGCGGCATCCGCGTGCCCTGGATCGCGCACTGGCCCGCGGTGATTCCGGCCGGCTCTGTGAGCGGCCAGCACAGCCTGACCATGGACTGGTCGGCCACGATGCTCGAACTCGGCGGCGGCCACGCGCATCCTGACTACCCGCAGGACGGCGTTTCGCTGGCGGCGGTGCTGCGCGACCCGTCGCACCGCTTCGAGCGGCCCATGCACTGGCGCATGAACCACCGCGGCCAGCGCGCGCTGCGCGAGGGCGACTGGAAGTACCTGATGGTCGACGGCCACGAGTACCTGTTCAACATCGCCAGCGATGCGCGCGAGCGCGCCAACCTCGCGAAGCGCGAACCGCAGCGGCTCGACGCGATGCGCGAGCGCTGGCTGGCCTGGAACGCGACCATGCCGCCGATCCCGGCCGACGCGACGGTGAGCCTGGGGTATGGCGCCAAGGACATGCCCGCACGGTAG
- a CDS encoding DODA-type extradiol aromatic ring-opening family dioxygenase, whose protein sequence is MSRLPTYYVSHGGGPWPWMREQNGSRYDQLEASLQAMAREVGEQVRAVLVVTAHWETPEFMVSSAAQPGMLYDYYGFPPHTYQIHYRAPGSPALAQRVQALLHAGGVEAGLDPERGFDHGTFSVMQATYPEARLPVVQLSLRADFDPAAHLAAGRLLAPLRDEGVLIIGSGLSYHNLRMFNASGALPSQQFDAWLQTTLTASTPAERDALLTQWERAPSARIAHAREDHLIPLMVAVGAAHDEAGACVYHEDAFSGTLTTSSFRFGDAPAA, encoded by the coding sequence ATGTCCCGTCTTCCCACCTACTACGTCTCCCACGGCGGCGGCCCGTGGCCCTGGATGCGCGAGCAGAACGGCTCGCGCTACGACCAGCTCGAGGCCTCGCTGCAGGCCATGGCCCGCGAAGTGGGCGAGCAGGTGCGCGCCGTGCTGGTGGTCACCGCCCACTGGGAAACGCCTGAGTTCATGGTGTCGTCGGCCGCGCAGCCGGGCATGCTGTACGACTACTACGGATTCCCCCCGCACACCTACCAGATCCACTACCGCGCGCCCGGCTCACCGGCGCTGGCGCAGCGCGTGCAGGCGCTGCTGCATGCGGGCGGCGTGGAGGCCGGCCTCGACCCGGAGCGCGGCTTCGACCACGGCACGTTCTCGGTGATGCAGGCGACCTACCCGGAGGCGCGCCTGCCGGTGGTGCAGCTCTCGCTGCGCGCGGACTTCGACCCGGCGGCCCACCTCGCCGCGGGCCGCCTGCTGGCGCCGCTGCGCGATGAGGGCGTGCTGATCATCGGCAGCGGCCTGAGTTACCACAACCTGCGGATGTTCAACGCCAGCGGCGCGCTGCCTTCGCAGCAGTTCGACGCCTGGCTGCAGACCACGCTCACCGCGTCCACGCCGGCCGAACGCGATGCGCTGCTCACGCAGTGGGAGCGTGCGCCCTCGGCCCGCATCGCGCACGCGCGCGAAGACCACCTGATCCCGCTGATGGTGGCGGTGGGCGCGGCCCACGATGAGGCCGGCGCCTGCGTCTACCACGAGGACGCGTTTTCCGGCACCCTGACCACATCGAGCTTTCGCTTCGGCGACGCACCGGCCGCCTGA
- a CDS encoding 3'-5' exonuclease codes for MTQFSLDFDAPRPEAPPVAPSVVSNDALTPEQMAQRLAQHPDYRVLRRLLPRMDFGPDPGDAVARQRVLVLDTETTGLSHQSDKVIELAMLLVQVDGATGLPFGPVEVFEGFEDPGMPIPKIAQEVTGISDDMVRGQRLDDAQVAAMVARADLIVAHNAGFDRPFVEARFPCFADRAWACSFADIHWAAAGAGSAKLSALAQDRGWFYDAHRAQVDCHALLQVLSQPVGSTTTTGLSQLMAAAALPSYRLRATGAPFETKDKLKARGYRWDAEARVWACTLASRALLDAELAWLQAEVYGRRHVRPEVEALDSRVRYSARAGRPVDALDLAGRDPAALEALEPRPEP; via the coding sequence ATGACCCAGTTCAGTCTCGACTTTGATGCGCCCAGGCCCGAGGCGCCGCCGGTGGCCCCGTCCGTGGTGTCCAACGACGCGCTGACGCCGGAGCAGATGGCGCAGCGGCTGGCGCAGCACCCCGATTACCGCGTCCTGCGCCGCCTGCTGCCCCGCATGGACTTCGGGCCGGACCCCGGCGACGCGGTCGCCCGCCAGCGCGTGCTGGTGCTCGACACCGAAACCACCGGGCTCTCGCATCAGAGCGACAAGGTCATCGAGCTGGCCATGTTGCTGGTGCAGGTGGACGGCGCCACGGGCCTGCCGTTCGGGCCCGTCGAGGTGTTCGAAGGGTTCGAAGACCCGGGCATGCCGATCCCGAAGATCGCCCAGGAGGTCACGGGCATCAGCGACGACATGGTCCGGGGCCAACGGCTCGACGACGCCCAGGTCGCGGCCATGGTGGCCCGGGCCGACCTGATCGTGGCGCACAACGCCGGGTTCGACCGGCCGTTCGTGGAGGCCCGCTTTCCCTGTTTTGCCGACCGGGCCTGGGCCTGTTCGTTCGCGGACATTCACTGGGCCGCGGCCGGCGCGGGCTCGGCCAAGCTGAGCGCCCTGGCCCAGGACCGGGGCTGGTTCTACGACGCGCACCGCGCCCAGGTGGATTGCCATGCCCTGTTGCAGGTGCTGAGCCAGCCCGTCGGCAGCACGACCACCACCGGCCTGAGCCAGCTGATGGCCGCCGCCGCGTTGCCCAGTTACCGGTTGCGGGCCACCGGAGCACCCTTCGAGACGAAGGACAAGCTGAAGGCCCGGGGTTACCGGTGGGACGCCGAAGCCCGTGTCTGGGCCTGCACCCTGGCGAGCCGGGCGCTGCTCGACGCCGAGCTGGCGTGGCTGCAGGCCGAGGTCTATGGCCGGCGCCACGTGCGGCCCGAGGTGGAAGCGCTGGACAGCCGGGTTCGCTACTCGGCCAGGGCCGGGCGGCCCGTGGACGCGCTCGATCTCGCCGGCCGGGACCCGGCCGCGCTGGAGGCCCTGGAGCCGCGCCCGGAACCGTGA
- a CDS encoding Bug family tripartite tricarboxylate transporter substrate binding protein, translated as MQRRSLALCALPLAAMACITLPALAQDKPPLKIVVGFPPGGSADLLARLMAEGLKNDFSQVIVENKPGAAGRIALGLVKRAPADGQTVVLLPSGPMVLFPHVYKKLDYDAVNDFTPISLLANFQFSVVSGAGVPVKNVKDMIARAKAEPGKGTYGTPGQGSLPHFMGVMFGQKAGAELNHVPFQGGGPANTALLGGHIDYKFDVVTETAELHRAGKVRIIGVTGSKRDPQVPEVPTLQEQGVDMVATAWFGMYGPAGLKPEVRDMLSAAVAKAVRTPALKAKLIEQGYEPVGSTSAELAAAQAADLKRWEGPIKATGVQLD; from the coding sequence ATGCAACGACGTTCCCTCGCACTCTGTGCACTGCCCCTGGCCGCCATGGCCTGCATCACCCTGCCAGCCCTGGCACAGGACAAACCGCCGCTGAAAATCGTGGTGGGCTTCCCGCCCGGCGGATCGGCCGACCTGCTGGCCCGGCTGATGGCCGAAGGCCTGAAGAACGACTTCTCGCAGGTGATCGTGGAGAACAAACCCGGCGCGGCCGGCCGCATCGCACTGGGCCTGGTCAAGCGCGCACCGGCCGACGGCCAGACCGTGGTGCTGCTGCCCAGCGGGCCCATGGTGCTGTTCCCGCACGTCTACAAAAAGCTGGACTACGACGCGGTGAACGATTTCACGCCGATCTCCCTGCTGGCGAATTTCCAGTTCAGCGTGGTCTCCGGCGCCGGGGTGCCGGTGAAGAACGTGAAGGACATGATCGCGCGCGCCAAGGCCGAGCCGGGCAAAGGCACCTACGGCACGCCCGGCCAGGGTTCGTTGCCGCATTTCATGGGTGTGATGTTCGGCCAGAAGGCCGGCGCCGAGCTGAACCATGTGCCGTTCCAGGGCGGTGGCCCGGCCAACACGGCGCTGCTGGGTGGCCACATCGACTACAAGTTCGACGTGGTGACCGAAACCGCCGAGCTGCACCGCGCGGGCAAGGTGCGCATCATCGGCGTGACCGGCAGCAAACGCGACCCACAGGTGCCCGAGGTGCCCACGCTGCAGGAACAGGGCGTGGACATGGTGGCCACGGCCTGGTTCGGCATGTACGGCCCGGCCGGCCTCAAGCCCGAGGTGCGCGACATGCTGAGCGCCGCCGTGGCCAAAGCCGTGCGCACGCCCGCGCTGAAGGCCAAGCTGATCGAGCAGGGCTACGAGCCGGTGGGCTCCACGTCCGCCGAACTGGCCGCCGCACAGGCCGCCGACCTCAAGCGCTGGGAAGGCCCGATCAAGGCCACCGGCGTGCAGCTGGACTGA
- a CDS encoding Bug family tripartite tricarboxylate transporter substrate binding protein, translated as MNPIRRNALLALGAASLTATFCTAALAQAPAWPSKPVRIVNNFPAGGPADIIARAVAEALQKSSGQSVIVENKPGAGGNIGAAEVARAAADGNTVFFGIDTAFTVNPHIFPNMPFKLGNKAGELRPLVVISSNGLLLGTSAAKGIRSMPELIGAGKSRGVNFSSGGPGSPGHLGVAIFSQAANVKITHVPYKGNTPAVLALLSGEVDGGILSSTGMLPHVKSGKVVPIAITSRQRSGLLPDVPTVAELGYPDLENEVITLCMVPGATPEPVVAAMQKAVLDVVSSPALKERLASMDMRFEGLTGAAATKRLTDLSTRYAKIVKATAMKVE; from the coding sequence ATGAACCCGATCCGCCGCAATGCCCTGCTCGCCCTGGGCGCCGCTTCCCTGACCGCCACCTTCTGCACCGCTGCGCTGGCGCAGGCACCCGCCTGGCCGAGCAAGCCGGTGCGCATCGTCAACAACTTCCCGGCCGGCGGGCCGGCGGACATCATCGCGCGCGCGGTCGCCGAGGCGCTGCAGAAAAGCAGCGGTCAGAGCGTGATCGTGGAAAACAAACCGGGCGCTGGCGGCAACATCGGTGCGGCCGAGGTGGCCAGGGCCGCGGCCGACGGCAACACCGTGTTCTTCGGCATCGACACCGCCTTCACCGTCAACCCGCACATCTTCCCCAACATGCCCTTCAAGCTCGGGAACAAGGCCGGTGAGCTGCGGCCGCTGGTGGTGATTTCGTCCAACGGCCTGCTGCTCGGCACCTCGGCGGCCAAGGGCATCCGCTCCATGCCGGAGCTGATCGGCGCTGGCAAGTCGCGCGGGGTGAACTTCAGCTCGGGCGGGCCGGGCAGCCCGGGCCACCTGGGTGTGGCCATCTTTTCACAAGCGGCCAACGTCAAGATCACCCACGTGCCGTACAAAGGCAACACGCCCGCCGTGCTGGCGCTGCTGTCGGGCGAGGTGGACGGCGGCATCCTCTCCAGCACCGGCATGCTGCCGCACGTGAAGTCGGGCAAGGTGGTGCCGATCGCCATCACCAGCCGCCAGCGCAGCGGCCTGCTGCCGGACGTGCCGACGGTGGCCGAGCTGGGCTACCCCGATCTGGAAAACGAGGTGATCACGCTGTGCATGGTGCCGGGCGCCACGCCCGAGCCGGTGGTGGCCGCGATGCAGAAGGCCGTGCTCGACGTGGTGAGCTCGCCTGCGCTGAAGGAACGCCTGGCCTCTATGGACATGCGCTTTGAGGGCCTCACGGGCGCCGCCGCGACGAAGCGCTTGACCGACCTCTCGACGCGCTACGCCAAGATCGTCAAAGCAACCGCCATGAAGGTGGAGTGA
- a CDS encoding carbohydrate porin, whose product MQHVFKLAAVAALCASAAAAHADVAMDANLELDTTYQSKVKDASNARDSDLNMGGRVEFNVGAKATNGDAFVAARASLLIKKDGDTATDDMWVQFGNAAGDVKMGRFEAMDLFPLGKDVLVENSGYGGYHANKLRGRFGKDTVHIAPGFNAGPARIEVGLVYSKEAGEARGVRPAVSFASGPMTLRLGVESVKVVGGTESTNGAGVSLGYALSKDASMNLSFAKMEDDKSVGLNGTFGPAGFGLILDKGANGAKNNTFYAAYSLPLMGVKGATITPALSFAKGGSGSKNQTAARVRINYAF is encoded by the coding sequence ATGCAACACGTTTTCAAACTCGCGGCCGTCGCCGCCCTCTGCGCCTCTGCCGCGGCCGCCCACGCCGACGTCGCCATGGACGCCAACCTGGAACTCGACACCACCTACCAGAGCAAGGTGAAGGACGCCTCCAACGCCCGTGACAGCGACCTGAACATGGGCGGCCGCGTGGAATTCAACGTCGGCGCCAAGGCCACCAACGGCGACGCCTTCGTCGCCGCACGCGCTTCCCTGCTGATCAAGAAAGACGGCGACACCGCCACCGACGACATGTGGGTCCAGTTCGGCAATGCCGCCGGCGACGTGAAGATGGGCCGCTTCGAAGCCATGGACCTGTTCCCGCTGGGCAAAGACGTCCTGGTCGAGAACAGCGGCTACGGCGGCTACCACGCCAACAAGCTGCGTGGCCGTTTCGGCAAGGACACGGTGCACATCGCCCCTGGCTTCAACGCCGGCCCGGCCCGCATCGAAGTCGGCCTGGTCTACAGCAAGGAAGCGGGTGAAGCACGCGGCGTGCGCCCGGCCGTCAGTTTCGCTTCCGGCCCGATGACCTTGCGCTTGGGCGTCGAATCGGTCAAGGTGGTCGGCGGCACCGAGAGCACCAACGGCGCCGGCGTGTCGCTGGGTTATGCACTGAGCAAGGACGCCAGCATGAACCTGAGCTTCGCCAAGATGGAAGACGACAAGTCCGTCGGCCTGAACGGCACGTTCGGCCCGGCCGGTTTTGGCCTGATCCTGGACAAGGGTGCCAACGGTGCCAAGAACAACACGTTCTACGCCGCCTACTCGCTGCCGCTGATGGGCGTCAAGGGCGCCACCATCACCCCCGCCCTCAGCTTCGCCAAGGGTGGTTCGGGCAGCAAGAACCAGACCGCTGCCCGCGTGCGCATCAACTACGCGTTCTGA
- a CDS encoding SulP family inorganic anion transporter, whose translation MSRLHRLVPFLNWPRPDAALLRGEALAGLTVGLMVIPQGVAYAALAGMPLVTGIYASMLPALVAVLFSASVRLSVGPTALTCLLVSASLTGLAEPGSARWIELAVWLALLTGLLQIVLGFARFGWLLNLVNSPVLMAFTQGAALLIIGSQLPALLGFGQGWATLFSHPAVHLPTLAFGVVSLAALMLARRWRPAFPSVLLLVVGSAALSAGTGFEAHGGAVIGALPQGLPAFYAPGWPGWDTLGQLLLPTLVITLVSFLETASSAKVDNAQRGQRWDQDQDLIGQGLAKLSSALVGAFPTSSSFSRSALNLYAGARTGWATLFSVVVVLVAVLLLTPLLAHVPLAVLAAIVMVAVLGLIKPRAFVKLWRISRVEASIAGTTLAVTVLASPKLYWGVLAGVLMSLSHFLYLRLHPRIIEVGLHADGSLRDRHLWQLAPLAPHMFALRMDAALDFATANAFERQLTEHLTAHPDTRHVMLIAHPINWVDATGVEAFGRVQAQLAEQGITLHLVGIKLPVETLLRTAGHLQDGPGLRLYRTEAEALRACAVLRSDEEWVSP comes from the coding sequence ATGTCCCGCCTGCACCGCCTCGTCCCCTTTCTGAACTGGCCCCGGCCCGACGCCGCGTTGTTGCGTGGCGAGGCGCTGGCGGGGTTGACGGTGGGGCTGATGGTGATTCCGCAGGGGGTGGCCTACGCGGCGCTGGCGGGCATGCCGCTGGTCACGGGCATCTACGCGTCGATGCTGCCGGCGCTGGTGGCGGTGCTGTTCAGCGCGTCCGTGCGGCTCTCGGTCGGGCCCACGGCGCTGACCTGCCTGCTGGTGAGCGCCTCGCTCACCGGGCTGGCCGAGCCGGGCAGCGCGCGCTGGATCGAGCTGGCGGTGTGGCTGGCGCTGCTCACAGGCTTGCTGCAGATCGTGCTGGGCTTTGCGCGCTTTGGCTGGCTGCTCAACCTGGTGAACTCGCCGGTGCTGATGGCGTTCACCCAGGGCGCGGCGCTGCTGATCATCGGCTCGCAACTGCCCGCCCTGCTGGGCTTCGGGCAGGGCTGGGCCACGCTGTTCTCGCACCCCGCCGTGCACCTGCCCACGCTGGCGTTCGGCGTGGTGTCGCTCGCGGCCCTGATGCTGGCGCGGCGCTGGCGGCCGGCCTTTCCCAGCGTGCTGCTGCTGGTGGTCGGCTCGGCGGCCCTGAGCGCCGGGACGGGTTTTGAGGCCCACGGCGGTGCGGTGATCGGCGCCCTGCCCCAGGGCTTGCCGGCGTTCTACGCGCCGGGCTGGCCGGGCTGGGACACGCTGGGCCAGCTGCTGCTGCCCACGCTGGTGATCACGCTGGTGAGCTTCCTGGAAACCGCATCGAGCGCCAAGGTGGACAACGCGCAGCGCGGCCAGCGCTGGGACCAGGACCAGGACCTGATCGGCCAGGGCCTGGCCAAGCTGTCGTCGGCCCTGGTCGGCGCGTTTCCCACCAGCTCGTCGTTCTCGCGCTCGGCCCTGAACCTCTACGCCGGGGCACGCACCGGCTGGGCCACGCTGTTTTCGGTGGTGGTGGTGCTGGTCGCGGTGCTGCTGCTGACGCCGCTGCTGGCGCACGTGCCGCTGGCGGTGCTGGCCGCGATCGTGATGGTCGCGGTGCTGGGGCTGATCAAGCCGCGGGCCTTCGTGAAGCTGTGGCGGATCTCGCGGGTCGAGGCGTCGATCGCCGGCACCACGCTGGCGGTCACGGTGCTGGCCTCGCCGAAGCTCTACTGGGGGGTCCTGGCGGGCGTGCTGATGTCGCTCTCGCACTTCCTGTACCTGCGCCTGCACCCGCGCATCATCGAGGTGGGCCTGCACGCCGACGGCAGCCTGCGCGACCGCCACCTCTGGCAGCTGGCGCCCCTGGCGCCGCACATGTTCGCGCTGCGCATGGACGCGGCGCTGGATTTCGCCACCGCGAACGCCTTCGAGCGCCAGCTGACCGAACACCTCACCGCCCACCCCGACACGCGCCACGTGATGCTGATCGCCCACCCGATCAACTGGGTCGACGCCACCGGCGTGGAGGCCTTCGGCCGCGTGCAGGCGCAACTCGCCGAACAGGGCATCACCCTGCATCTGGTGGGCATCAAGCTGCCGGTGGAGACCCTGCTCAGGACCGCCGGCCACCTGCAGGACGGCCCCGGCCTGCGCCTCTACCGCACCGAAGCAGAGGCGCTGCGGGCCTGCGCCGTGTTGCGCAGCGACGAAGAGTGGGTGAGCCCGTGA
- a CDS encoding LacI family DNA-binding transcriptional regulator, with translation MPRSPRKTPAASAAPAPAALSDPSTSPAPPDQGRRRMQMADIARLAGVSASTVSRALSGSPLIPEATRNRITELASSLNYRVNVGAANLRRKDVHTVGVIILGDSMQSISDPFLLSILGTVADTLDERGMSLLLSRLKEGQPHQLPAFVESGQVAGLIVIGQLTWHDHLNRLAAQRMPMAVWGACLPDAMYPVVGGDNEQGGYLATRHLVERGCRRIAFFGDSTHPEAGLRYRGYQRALSEAGIEEDPRLLQSFLFGDVRIRQTIDEWLARDLQFDSIFASSDVTAISLMGALKERGIDVPGQIRIVGYDDIALAEHVHPSLTSIRQPTETAGKALVELLFESIAGLPQRAITLPAQLIERESSR, from the coding sequence ATGCCCCGCTCCCCTCGCAAGACTCCCGCTGCCAGCGCTGCCCCGGCCCCTGCGGCCCTTTCAGACCCTTCGACCAGCCCCGCGCCCCCCGATCAGGGCCGCCGGCGCATGCAGATGGCCGACATCGCACGCCTGGCCGGCGTGTCCGCGTCCACCGTGTCGCGCGCGCTCAGTGGCAGCCCGCTGATCCCGGAGGCCACCCGCAACCGCATCACCGAGCTGGCCAGTTCGCTCAACTACCGCGTCAACGTCGGCGCGGCCAACCTGCGGCGCAAGGACGTGCACACGGTGGGCGTGATCATCCTGGGCGACAGCATGCAGTCCATCTCGGACCCGTTCCTGCTCAGCATCCTCGGCACCGTCGCCGACACGCTGGACGAGCGCGGCATGAGCCTGCTGCTCTCGCGCCTCAAGGAGGGCCAGCCGCACCAGCTGCCCGCGTTCGTCGAGAGCGGCCAGGTGGCCGGGCTGATCGTGATCGGTCAGCTGACCTGGCACGACCACCTCAACCGGCTGGCCGCGCAGCGCATGCCCATGGCGGTCTGGGGCGCCTGCCTCCCGGACGCGATGTACCCCGTCGTGGGCGGCGACAACGAGCAGGGTGGCTACCTCGCCACGCGCCACCTGGTCGAACGCGGCTGCCGGCGCATCGCGTTCTTTGGCGACTCCACGCACCCCGAGGCCGGACTGCGGTACCGGGGTTACCAGCGGGCGCTGTCCGAGGCGGGCATCGAGGAAGACCCACGCCTGCTGCAGTCGTTCCTGTTTGGTGACGTGCGCATCCGCCAGACCATCGACGAATGGCTCGCTCGCGACCTGCAGTTCGACTCGATCTTTGCCAGCAGCGACGTCACCGCCATTTCCCTCATGGGCGCGCTCAAGGAACGCGGCATCGATGTGCCGGGCCAGATCCGGATCGTGGGCTACGACGACATCGCCCTCGCGGAGCACGTGCACCCTTCGCTGACCTCCATCCGGCAGCCCACGGAAACGGCCGGCAAGGCCCTGGTGGAGCTGCTGTTCGAGTCGATCGCCGGGCTGCCCCAGCGCGCGATCACCCTGCCGGCGCAGCTGATCGAGCGCGAAAGCAGCCGGTGA